The Candidatus Effluviviaceae Genus I sp. genome has a window encoding:
- a CDS encoding T9SS type A sorting domain-containing protein: protein MPRRGGDVVEYYVAAADSGGRAETLPRTAPQGWYTFQVDPEAAVPPGDEGSSLALHAAPNPFRGQTVVSYTLPESGRVRLAVYDVAGREVAVLVDEVQRAGRHETAWNGRASRGASAASGIYFVRLSQGDNASARMIVLLQ from the coding sequence GTGCCGAGGCGAGGCGGCGACGTCGTCGAGTACTACGTGGCGGCCGCCGACTCCGGCGGCCGGGCGGAGACGCTCCCGCGCACGGCTCCGCAGGGCTGGTACACCTTCCAGGTGGACCCGGAGGCCGCGGTGCCTCCGGGGGACGAGGGCTCGTCCCTCGCGCTCCACGCCGCCCCGAACCCGTTCAGGGGACAGACGGTGGTCTCCTACACGCTGCCCGAGTCGGGTCGCGTGCGCCTCGCCGTGTACGACGTGGCCGGGCGCGAGGTGGCGGTGCTGGTGGACGAGGTGCAGAGGGCGGGGCGACACGAGACCGCGTGGAACGGGCGAGCGTCGCGAGGCGCGTCCGCGGCGTCCGGCATCTACTTCGTCCGTCTGAGCCAGGGCGACAACGCGAGCGCCCGGATGATCGTCCTGCTGCAGTAG